A genomic stretch from Pochonia chlamydosporia 170 chromosome 4, whole genome shotgun sequence includes:
- a CDS encoding metalloprotease 1 (similar to Cordyceps militaris CM01 XP_006670626.1): MTLKTALLLAGSLTASVMGAALQGREECGAPEPTEEQKAITQQLLFNETMLADSEFAAKANVNVPVYVHIVAKDKTPGGGWEQDVRNTISGMNKHYSKMGFQYTIKKIDYTVNGQWAIDKDQQAMKKKLRKGDYKTLNLYYIPTMDANGYCYYPTKAAPGSEAFVRDGCTIRTDTMTNGQTTTHEVGHWLGLYHTFEGECGGSGDQVDDTPACKKSWSCDEKQDTCPGLPGKDPVHNFMSYGTCRREFTAGQGKRMRSSYDYYRK, from the exons ATGACTCTCAAAACTGCTCTCCTCTTGGCCGGCTCCTTGACCGCAAGTGTCATGGGCGCTGCTCTGCAAGGTCGCGAGGAATGCGGTGCTCCTGAGCCTACTGAGGAGCAAAAGGCCATAACCCAGCAACTTCTCTTTAACGAGACCATGCTTGCGGACAGTGaatttgctgccaaggcaaACGTCAATGTCCCCGTCTACGTCCacattgttgccaaggacaagactcCCGGCGGCGGATGG GAACAAGATGTGCGCAACACCATTTCAGGCATGAACAAGCACTACTCCAAGATGGGATTCCAGTATACcatcaagaagattgacTACACCGTCAACGGCCAGTGGGCCATCGACAAGGACCAACaggccatgaagaagaagctccgCAAGGGCGACTACAAGACGCTCAACTTGTACTACATTCCGACCATGGATGCCAACGGGTACTGCTACTACCCTACCAAGGCGGCGCCCGGTTCCGAGGCGTTCGTCAGGGACGGATGTACCATTCGCACGGACACCATGACGAATGGGCAGACGACCACCCATGAAGTCGGCCACTGGCTGGGCCTGTACCATACCTTTGAGGGTGAGTGTGGTGGCAGCGGTGACCAGGTTGATGATACGCCGGCGTgcaagaagagctggagctgtGACGAGAAGCAGGACACTTGCCCTGGACTCCCGGGCAAGGACCCCGTTCACAACTTTATGAGCTATGGTACTTGCAGGCGGGAGTTTACTGCTGGTCAGGGCAAGCGCATGCGCAGCTCTTATGATTACTACCGCAAGTAG
- a CDS encoding lipoyltransferase (similar to Metarhizium acridum CQMa 102 XP_007811211.1), whose protein sequence is MRHATLRCGLCAAPTFPRILSSVSPLLQFDGRTTHSPRRTLHQSLPQRRAHSNTKLTLLEHHHLKGDHATGLSPYDQAEDAQEEHRAKFLQWKASPEAQKAASPSPRLISFEATPTFTLGRRQQDLTPEQTTRLQRPLEVDLLHRRNAVAQTFSPQVRKTNRGGLTTYHGPGQIVLWPILDMHSPLYPRYGVASYASHLETTTQRLLSELFGIQTYTSRDEPGVWVTTSNGQERKIAALGVHHRRYVTALGIAVNIDIPVTGGEDVNPWARFVPCGLDGKLVTSVAAEVGVDSAIGWDLEDLAGRWASLFEEGLVEEGKRSGWNGEAGR, encoded by the coding sequence ATGCGGCACGCCACCCTGCGATGTGGCCTCTGCGCCGCTCCAACATTCCCCCGAATCCTCTCATCAGTGTCACCACTCCTACAATTTGATGGCCGGACAACACATTCACCCAGACGCACCCTGCATCAATCTCTACCGCAAAGGCGAGCTCATTCAAACACAAAGTTGACCCTCCTGGAGCATCATCACCTCAAAGGAGACCACGCAACCGGCCTATCACCCTACGACCAAGCCGAAGACGCACAAGAGGAGCACCGCGCCAAATTTTTGCAATGGAAAGCATCACCAGAGGCACAAAAGGCcgcaagcccaagcccacgCCTCATATCATTTGAAGCTACACCAACCTTCACCCTCGGCCGTCGCCAGCAGGACCTGACACCAGAACAAACCACGCGTCTGCAGCGACCACTGGAAGTCGACCTCCTTCACCGGCGCAATGCCGTCGCGCAAACTTTCTCCCCGCAGGTCAGAAAGACGAACCGCGGCGGCTTAACCACGTATCACGGACCGGGACAAATAGTTCTCTGGCCTATACTGGACATGCATTCGCCTCTCTACCCCAGGTACGGGGTGGCCTCGTACGCGAGCCACCTGGAAACGACGACGCAGCGCCTACTATCAGAGTTATTTGGCATCCAGACGTACACGTCTCGCGATGAGCCGGGTGTATGGGTCACGACGTCGAATGGCCAGGAGCGCAAGATTGCCGCGCTGGGTGTTCATCACAGGCGGTATGTGACGGCGTTGGGAATCGCTGTGAATATTGACATTCCCGTAACGGGAGGGGAGGATGTGAATCCGTGGGCGCGGTTTGTGCCATGCGGGCTGGATGGCAAGTTGGTTACTTCTGTGGCGGCGGAGGTGGGTGTAGATTCGGCGATTGGATGGGATCTAGAGGATTTGGCTGGTCGATGGGCGAGTTTGTTTGAGGAGGGattggtggaggaggggaagAGGAGTGGTTGGAATGGCGAGGCTGGGAGGTGA
- a CDS encoding acetyltransferase (similar to Neurospora crassa OR74A XP_958284.1) — protein MADPDFITNAYKSERLIYRAMEENHHDRAWVSEFILNDSEVTVMGTPRLARPAPLTDAQSYIDHNKGNLLNALICLPPDTATSADDRSMEPIPIGDVSLIDRGVPMMHHRNAMISINIIAPYRGKGYGGEAINWALDWGFRRAGLHRIAIGVFSYNVKALHLYKKLGFVEEGREREALLLDRRWYDGVILGMLEGEWEKLRGLKGDV, from the coding sequence ATGGCCGACCCAGACTTCATAACAAACGCCTACAAATCGGAGCGCCTAATCTACCGAGCCATGGAGGAAAACCACCACGACAGAGCATGGGTATCCGAATTCATCCTAAATGACTCCGAGGTCACCGTCATGGGAACACCGCGCCTCGCCCGTCCTGCGCCACTCACCGACGCCCAAAGCTACATCGACCACAACAAAGGAAACCTCCTCAACGCGTTGATCTGTCTCCCGCCAGATACGGCCACGAGTGCAGATGACAGATCCATGGAACCAATACCCATCGGCGACGTCAGCCTCATCGACCGCGGGGTTCCTATGATGCACCATCGAAACGCGATGATaagcatcaacatcattgCGCCGTATCGGGGGAAGGGCTACGGCGGGGAGGCAATCAATTGGGCGCTTGACTGGGGGTTCAGGCGTGCGGGATTGCATCGGATTGCGATTGGGGTTTTCAGCTACAATGTCAAGGCGTTGCATCTTTATAAGAAGTTGGGGTttgtggaggaggggagggagCGGGAGGCGTTGCTGCTTGATCGGAGGTGGTATGATGGTGTTATTCTGGGGATGTTGGAGGGTGAGTGGGAGAAGTTGAGGGGATTGAAGGGCGATGTTTAG
- a CDS encoding urea active transporter (similar to Aspergillus terreus NIH2624 XP_001211807.1) yields MTSPGPALSQGYGYGIILGVGFAFAIFMISLTHILKRFNNEVQTSEMFNTAGRTMKSGLVAAAVVSSWTWAATLLQSSGVCYRYGVSGPFWYASGATVQILLFATLAITLKKRAPNAHTFLEAIKARYGPPAHFTFITFGLFTNVLVSLMLIAGGAATINALTGVHAVAAIFIMPIPVVAYTFVGGLKATFITDYIHGFALFIIIITFALTAYATSDVLGSPSAVYDLLVEAAKRHPVDGNQDGSYLTMRSQGGAIFFVINIVGNFGTVFLDNGYYNKAIAAHPVHALPGYIMGGLAWFAIPWLTATTLGLAAIALESNPRFPTFPNRMTESEVSAGLALPYAAVALLGKGGAAATLIMVFLAVTSSFNAELVATSSIFTYDIYRTYFNPEAKGKHLIWMSHICMVVYAAIICCISVGLWYNGISMGYLYLLMGVLISAAVLPATLTLLWRGQNRWAATVSPILGTACAIIAWLVTAKKTCGKLDVECTGSNDPMLAGNVTALLSPVVFIPILCLVFGLDKYDWKSMMDIRKADDHDVLESSGVDAEAQRQIELHSAANFDEEQRKLNRAFKIACIITVSMALSFLVLWPMPMYGSGYIFSKKFFTGWVSVGIIWIFCSFIAVGLYPAWESRETLVKVVRLIVTGKKPQPVLVSEQPGSEDTSGTATPIKSGSVSKSG; encoded by the exons atGACTTCACCCGGCCCAGCCCTCAGCCAAGGCTACGGCTATGGAATCATCCTCGGCGTCGGCttcgcctttgccatcttcatgaTCAGCCTGACCCATATCCTCAAACGCTTCAACAATGAGGTTCAAACTTCCGAAATGTTCAACACGGCCGGTCGGACCATGAAATCCGGCCTCGTTGCCGCTGCGGTAGTCTCCTCGTGGACTTGGGCTGCCACCTTGCTCCAATCCTCCGGCGTGTGCTACCGATACGGTGTTTCCGGTCCCTTCTGGTATGCCTCTGGTGCGACTGTTCAAATTTTGCTCTTTGCTACTCTGGCAATTACCTTGAAGAAACGGGCTCCGAATGCGCATACCTTCCTTGAGGCTATCAAGGCGAGATATGGTCCACCCGCACATTTCACCTTTATCACCTTTGGGCTCTTTACAAATGTGCTTGTGTCTCTTATGCTGATTGCCGGTGGTGCGGCGACCATTAATGCTCTCACGGGTGTGCATGCCGTAGCGGCGATATTCATCATGCCCATCCCCGTTGTGGCTTATACCTTTGTGGGAGGACTAAAAGCAACATTTATCACGGATTATATCCACGGGTTCGCGctgttcatcatcattattACATTTGCGCTCACGGCGTACGCAACATCCGACGTGTTGGGAAGTCCATCTGCAGTGTATGATCTGCTCGTCGAAGCTGCCAAGCGTCATCCTGTGGACGGCAACCAAGATGGGAGTTACCTGACCATGCGATCTCAAGGCGgtgccatcttcttcgtcatcaacatcgtcgGCAACTTTGGCACCGTGTTCCTCGACAACGGATACTACAACAAGGCGATTGCTGCGCATCCTGTCCACGCTCTGCCTGGATACATCATGGGCGGCCTGGCCTGGTTCGCCATCCCGTGGCTTACAGCGACGACGCTTGGTCTAGCCGCCATTGCGCTTGAATCGAACCCCCGTTTCCCTACTTTTCCAAACCGCATGACCGAGTCGGAGGTGTCTGCTGGTTTGGCACTTCCCTACGCGGCTGTGGCTCTTCTTGGAAAAGGCGGTGCGGCAGCTACTCTCATCATGGTCTTCCTGGCGGTGACTTCATCGTTCAATGCCGAACTGGTTGCCACGTCGTCCATCTTCACATACGACATCTACCGAACGTACTTCAACCCGGAAGCCAAGGGCAAACACCTCATTTGGATGTCACACATCTGCATGGTGGTCTACGCAGCCATCATATGCTGCATCTCCGTTGGTCTATGGTACAACGGTATCTCCATGGGATACCTGTACCTCCTCATGGGTGTGCTCATCTCCGCTGCCGTTCTCCCCGCGACACTTACGCTCCTATGGAGAGGACAGAACCGCTGGGCGGCGACTGTCTCACCCATTCTGGGAACAGCCTGCGCCATCATCGCGTGGTTGGTAACCGCGAAGAAGACCTGCGGTAAACTGGATGTCGAGTGTACGGGTTCCAATGATCCCATGCTGGCTGGCAATGTTACCGCGTTGCTTTCGCCAGTTGTTTTTATCCCGATactgtgtctggtgtttggccTGGACAAGTATGACTGGAAGTCTATGATGGACATCCGCAAAGCAGATGACCATGACGTCTTGGAAAGCTCAGGCGTTGATGCCGAGGCCCAAAGACAGATTGAGTTGCACTCAGCAGCAAACTTTGACGAGGAGCAGCGCAAGTTGAATCGGGCATTCAAAATCGCTTGCATTATTACTGTATCAAT GGCGCTTTCGTTCCTCGTCCTGTGGCCTATGCCAATGTACGGATCTGGATACATCTTCTCCAAGAAGTTCTTCACGGGCTGGGTGTCCGTGGGCATTATCTGGATCTTTTGCTCGTTCATTGCGGTTGGGTTATATCCCGCGTGGGAAAGCAGAGAGACGCTTGTAAaggtggtgaggttgattGTTACGGGCAAAAAGCCGCAGCCGGTTCTTGTGAGTGAGCAACCTGGATCGGAAGACACAAGCGGCACTGCGACGCCTATTAAGTCGGGGTCTGTTTCAAAGAGTGGGTGA
- a CDS encoding sugar 1,4-lactone oxidase (similar to Coccidioides immitis RS XP_001243852.1), translated as MHPVAEAELRGKNADGIPFRAKPHHVHRTWARTFSSIPELYIQPETLAEVEKVVSLAQQCRRRIVTTGCGHSPSNITCTSSWMVNLDRFNKILSVDSETGTVSVESGIRLYTLCEELERHGLAMPNLGSINQQSIAGAISTGTHGSSVHHGLMSEDIISLKITLANGTTEFCSSDSNPDLFRAALLSLGALGIITEVTIRAVPAFTLKWKQTIDTDYKLFKSWPHDLWAQSDFVRVWWFPYTRRAVVWQGDKTTEPEQDPPVSYYDGALGYYVYHNLLYAAQFVPRILPWIEWFVFGMQYGFANGSTTTAIQPSRKALLMNCLYSQFVNEWAIPLHKGPEALRRLSSWLNHLTPDDPDYVPHNIPFSAKGLYVHAPVEVRVSDTSLTSNVRPYLDPTVEDGPTLYLNATLYRPYWRDPPCRDRYYEAFEWLMRDMGGRPHWAKNFETYRPDIEGMYGEKLETFRRIRDQVDPEGMFVGPWHRDRIMADLPGSKLELEEVEISRKKTAGGGLMMSGLV; from the coding sequence ATGCATCCTGTCGCGGAAGCCGAGCTACGAGGCAAAAACGCCGACGGTATTCCGTTTCGCGCGAAACCACACCACGTACATCGCACATGGGCGAGGACGTTCTCGTCGATACCCGAGCTCTACATTCAACCAGAAACTCTTGCCGAAGTCGAAAAAGTGGTGTCGCTGGCGCAAcaatgtcgtcggcgcaTCGTGACTACCGGCTGTGGCCACTCGCCCTCCAACATCACCTGCACATCTAGCTGGATGGTAAACCTCGATCGATTCAACAAGATCCTCTCGGTCGATTCGGAAACCGGTACTGTGTCCGTGGAAAGTGGCATACGACTCTACACTCTTTGTGAAGAGCTTGAGCGACATGGCTTGGCAATGCCAAATTTGGGGAGCATAAATCAGCAATCCATTGCAGGTGCAATTTCTACCGGAACCCACGGTAGCAGTGTGCATCACGGTCTTATGTCCGAAGATATAATCTCCCTCAAGATCACATTGGCCAATGGTACGACGGAGTTTTGCTCCTCCGACTCTAACCCAGACCTCTTCCGAGCTGCGCTCCTCTCGCTAGGCGCATTAGGCATTATCACGGAAGTTACTATTCGAGCCGTCCCTGCTTTCACGCTTAAGTGGAAGCAGACTATTGATACCGACTATAAGCTATTTAAGTCATGGCCGCATGATTTGTGGGCACAGAGTGACTTTGTGAGGGTGTGGTGGTTCCCATACACCAGACGGGCTGTTGTCTGGCAAGGAGACAAGACAACGGAGCCAGAACAAGATCCCCCAGTGAGCTACTATGACGGAGCTCTGGGTTACTACGTTTACCACAACCTGTTGTACGCTGCGCAGTTTGTGCCTAGAATTCTGCCTTGGATTGAGTGGTTTGTATTCGGTATGCAATACGGATTTGCTAATGGCTCGACAACCACTGCCATCCAACCTAGTCGCAAGGCCTTATTGATGAACTGCCTCTACTCGCAGTTTGTGAACGAATGGGCTATTCCTCTTCACAAAGGGCCCGAGGCTCTCAGAAGACTTAGCTCGTGGTTGAACCACCTAACGCCAGACGACCCTGACTATGTTCCACACAATATCCCCTTCTCAGCCAAAGGACTGTACGTCCACGCACCAGTTGAGGTGCGAGTAAGTGATACCTCCCTCACTTCGAATGTTCGACCCTACTTGGATCCCACCGTGGAAGATGGCCCAACGTTATACCTCAATGCGACACTGTATCGTCCATACTGGCGAGATCCGCCGTGCCGCGACCGCTACTACGAGGCGTTTGAGTGGTTAATGAGGGACATGGGAGGTCGTCCGCACTGGGCGAAGAACTTTGAGACTTATAGACCTGACATTGAAGGAATGTATGGGGAGAAACTGGAAACCTTTAGACGGATACGCGACCAAGTTGATCCAGAGGGCATGTTTGTTGGCCCGTGGCACCGGGACCGAATTATGGCGGACCTTCCGGGCTCAAAACTTGAGcttgaagaggttgaaaTTTCGAGAAAGAAGACTGCCGGTGGTGGATTaatgatgtctggtcttgtttAA
- a CDS encoding ABC multidrug transporter (similar to Coccidioides immitis RS XP_001240132.1), which produces MTQTDNYFGPQLPGVFDFTILFEQSILSLLPACIFIVLAPLRISTLVHRETVVRSRKLFWSKQVAVAVFFCLQFTLVALWAVPSTHRTKTSLAESIIGIPEALAISALSYVEHYKSIKPSILLNLYLLLSIVLDIAAARTYFLRPGFQTIGGVFVASLAVKAILLALEESPKKLVLKEKDTADETAAGIVSRGIFWWLNSLLLVGARALLVVDDIGTIEDKFDSVKLLDQLERVWDNDPKTGKWALMKCTFLAYQWQFYVGIIPRLLFTGFTFAQPFLINSVVNFVGEPEEKQTTEIAGSLIGATILVYIGIAVCNAMYHHMTYQLLTMYRGGLASLVFKKTLRLEAASIKDSAPVTLMSTDIESIVMSGDAIHDIWASFIEIPVAIFLLYRNVGIPSLFILIPAFFTSAAGALISPAMGPARVQWNKAIQERVGSVSTMLSQIKGVKMMGLTDFFHNSLHALRIHELKLSVKFRWILVQLNSFAMASEDLTPVIVIIAAIFWTKADQGLTIAEAFTSLSIISIAATPLVNILISIVQLFGAIGCFSRLQAFLIMDERKDLREMAPSPTSSVPSTSYRSSVAFSRGSKDASAPSNFELTSFKETQPPLDTSIPAVAVESATFTVGDHIEVLSDISMIFPQGTLSMVVGRVGCGKSSLLKAIAGELVMTKGRIVTNVSSMAYCDQTPWLQNCSIRDNIVAQSPLDEKWLYAVIDACALYEDISMFPLRDLTIVGSGGVALSGGQKQRVALARAVYSRRSLLLLDDVFSGLDSTTSKTVFQRVFGPDGILRKLNATVIMSTNHVNFLPAADHITMLADKTTTRNQVRFDSVDPSEWGIFESDTDSATTISESDETALEKAAVQASREAAANPARKTEADLSRQTGDFDCYRIYVRSLGKMAISMLLIGSVLHTAMVKMPQVWLKLWTQSGTGSRDYGYMGGYIGFALASTIFGALNIGYYALVGVPKSAIRLHEMLLKSVVRAPFYFFTSTDSGITLNRFSQDMTLIDNALPMAFINVTMLSLRALAETGLIASGASYVAATIPICLLALYFIQKYYLRTSRQIRFLDLEMKSPLYTQFTETLAGLSTIRSFGWASAFLRDNHRRLDTSQKPFYTMFCIQRWLQVVLDLFVAGMALVLVSVALNIPDHTTKGAVGLAMVNLIGFNQTLTMVIDQWTRLETSLGAIARLKWFMRNTPDENRECERDVPSEEWPMRGDIELENVVASYSDETDPVLKGVSLKIKAGQKVGICGRSGSGKSSLILTLSRLLDIQSGTIEIDNEDLSLLPRQLIRSRLTALPQDAIKLRGTVRHNLDPQSTIQADQPLEDVLRKTSIWETIAHRGGLDADMDELGLSAGQLQLFCLARALLSHRAVVLLDEATSSIDLRTDDEVRRVIREEMKGKTVIEVAHRLEVVRECDVVVVMGEGKVIETGEPEVLLRREGSAFKALWESQGL; this is translated from the exons ATGACCCAAACGGACAACTACTTTGGTCCGCAATTACCGGGCGTCTTCGACTTTACGATTCTTTTCGAGCAGAGTATTCTTTCTTTATTACCGGCATGTATTTTCATCGTTCTGGCGCCGTTGCGAATTTCGACACTTGTACATCGTGAGACTGTCGTTCGATCACGCAAGCTATTCTGGTCAAAACAG gttgctgttgccgtATTCTTCTGTCTTCAATTTACCCTCGTAGCGCTATGGGCAGTACCATCCACACACAGGACAAAGACGTCCCTTGCGGAAAGCATAATCGGCATCCCGGAAGCGTTGGCGATTTCCGCGCTATCCTACGTGGAACACTACAAGTCCATCAAGCCGTCTATCCTGCTCAACTTGTATCTTCTCTTGTCTATCGTTCTCGATATTGCCGCAGCACGAACGTACTTCCTCCGACCTGGTTTTCAAACCATAGGCGGCGTGTTTGTTGCATCGCTGGCAGTAAAAGCTATTTTACTAGCCCTTGAAGAATCTCCTAAAAAGCTAGTCTTGAAGGAAAAAGATACGGCCGACGAAACTGCAGCCGGGATTGTTAGTCGCGGTATCTTCTGGTGGCTCAATTCGCTTCTTCTGGTAGGCGCGAGGGCGTTACTCGTAGTCGATGACATTGGAACCATCGAGGACAAATTTGACTCCGTGAAGCTCCTAGATCAACTAGAGCGAGTATGGGACAATG ACCCCAAAACTGGAAAATGGGCCCTCATGAAATGCACCTTCTTAGCATACCAGTGGCAATTCTACGTCGGCATCATCCCCCGTCTGCTCTTTACAGGCTTCACATTCGCGCAACCGTTCCTCATCAACTCGGTCGTCAATTTTGTCGGCGAGCCGGAGGAGAAGCAGACGACTGAAATTGCTGGGAGTTTGATCGGCGCAACTATCCTCGTGTATATCGGTATTGCGGTCTGCAACGCCATGTATCACCACATGACATATCAGCTGCTGACCATGTACCGCGGCGGACTCGCTTCATTGGTATTTAAAAAGACGCTGCGACTGGAAGCAGCTTCGATTAAGGATTCCGCACCGGTTACACTGATGAGTACGGATATTGAGTCGATTGTCATGTCTGGGGATGCTATCCATGATATTTGGGCTAGTTTCATTGAGATCCCTGTGGCTATTTTCTTGCTGTATAGGAATGTTGGGATCCCAAGTTTATTCATTCTTATACCTGCTTTCT TTACATCTGCTGCTGGGGCGTTGATCTCTCCGGCCATGGGACCTGCGCGGGTGCAATGGAACAAGGCTATTCAGGAGCGTGTTGGTTCCGTGTCGACAATGTTGAGTCAAATAAAGGGTGTTAAGATGATGGGGTTGACGGACTTTTTTCACAATTCGTTGCATGCATTGCGAATCCATGAGCTCAAATTGTCGGTCAAGTTTCGATGGATCTTGGTGCAGTTAAATTCTTTTG CAATGGCATCGGAGGATCTGACTcccgtcattgtcatcatcgccgcTATCTTCTGGACCAAGGCCGACCAAGGACTCACCATCGCCGAAGCATTCACGTCCCTGTCAATCATCAGCATTGCAGCAACACCGCTTGTCAATATCCTCATTTCAATTGTGCAGCTGTTCGGCGCAATTGGCTGCTTCTCAAGACTACAGGCATTTCTGATCATGGATGAAAGAAAGGATCTGCGAGAAATGGCCCCGTCGCCGACCTCTTCAGTGCCGTCTACTTCGTACCGATCTTCCGTTGCGTTTTCTAGAGGATCAAAAGACGCGTCTGCACCATCAAACTTCGAGCTCACTTCCTTCAAGGAAACCCAACCACCCCTGGATACCTCGATTCCCGCGGTTGCCGTTGAAAGCGCAACTTTTACAGTGGGAGACCACATCGAAGTCCTTTCCGACATCAGTATGATCTTCCCACAGGGCACCCTATCCATGGTTGTCGGTCGAGTAGGCTGTGGTAAATCGTCTTTACTTAAGGCCATCGCAGGCGAACTTGTCATGACAAAGGGGCGAATTGTCACCAACGTTTCGTCCATGGCGTATTGTGACCAGACGCCCTGGCTGCAGAATTGTTCTATCCGAGATAATATCGTTGCTCAATCCCCTCTCGATGAGAAGTGGCTGTACGCCGTCATAGACGCTTGTGCGTTATACGAGGATATCTCCATGTTCCCATTGCGAGATCTCACCATTGTTGGATCCGGAGGTGTAGCATTAAGTGGTGGACAGAAGCAACGAGTC GCCCTTGCTCGAGCGGTTTACTCTCGCCgcagtcttcttctcctcgacGATGTGTTCAGCGGTTTAGACAGCACGACGTCCAAGACCGTCTTCCAACGAGTGTTTGGCCCAGACGGCATACTTCGAAAGTTGAATGCCACCGTCATCATGAGCACCAACCATG TCAACTTCCTCCCCGCAGCCGACCACATCACCATGTTGGCCgacaagaccaccacccGGAATCAAGTCCGCTTCGACTCCGTCGACCCCTCTGAATGGGGCATTTTTGAAAGCGACACAGACAGCGCTACTACTATTTCTGAGTCCGACGAAACGGCGTTGGAAAAGGCCGCGGTGCAGGCGTCCCGGGAGGCAGCTGCCAATCCGGCCCGGAAGACGGAGGCGGATCTGAGTCGCCAGACCGGCGATTTTGACTGCTATAGGATATATGTGCGGTCGTTGGGCAAGATGGCTATttcgatgttgttgattgGTAGTGTTTTGCATACAGCAATGGTCAAGATGCCAC AGGTTTGGCTGAAGCTGTGGACGCAGAGTGGTACTGGGTCCAGAGATTACGGATATATGGGTGGTTATATTGGTTTTGCGCTTGCTTCGACGATATTCGGAGCTCTGAATATTGG ATACTACGCTCTTGTTGGAGTTCCCAAGTCGGCGATCCGACTCCACGAAATGCTTCTCAAATCCGTCGTCCG GGCACCATTCTACTTCTTCACCAGCACAGACAGTGGCATCACACTCAACCG ATTCAGCCAAGACATGACGCTCATCGACAACGCCCTCCCCATGGCCTTTATCAACGTCACCATGC TATCCCTCCGCGCCCTCGCAGAAACAGGCCTCATCGCCTCGGGAGCATCCTACGTCGCCgccaccatccccatctgCCTCCTCGCCTTGTACTTCATCCAGAAATACTACCTCCGCACCTCCCGCCAAATCCGATTCCTCGACCTCGAAATGAAGTCCCCCCTGTACACGCAATTCACCGAAACCCTCGCCGGCCTCTCCACGATCCGCTCCTTCGGCTGGGCCAGCGCCTTCCTGCGCGACAACCACCGCCGCCTGGACACCTCCCAGAAGCCGTTCTACACCATGTTCTGCATCCAGCGCTGGCTTCAGGTCGTACTGGACTTGTTCGTCGCGGGGATGGCGCTTGTGCTGGTTTCGGTGGCGCTGAATATTCCCGATCATACTACCAAGGGAGCGGTTGggttggccatggtgaaTCTGATTGGGTTTAACCAGACGTTGACCATGGTTATTGATCAGTGGACGAGGCTGGAGACGTCGCTGGGCGCGATTGCGCGATTGAAGTGGTTTATGAGGAATACGCCTGATGAGAATAGGGAGTGTGAGAGGGATGTGCCGAGTGAGGAGTGGCCGATGAGAGGAGACATTGAGTTGGAGAATGTGGTTGCTTCTTATAG TGATGAAACCGACCCCGTTCTAAAGGGCGTATCTCTCAAGATCAAGGCCGGTCAAAAGGTTGGCATATGTGGCCGGTCCGGAAG CGGAAAATCATCTCTCATCCTAACCCTCTCCCGCCTCTTGGACATCCAATCCGGCACCATAGAAATCGACAACGAGGATCTATCCCTCCTCCCCCGACAACTCATCCGCTCACGGCTCACGGCCCTCCCCCAAGACGCAATCAAGCTCCGCGGCACGGTGCGGCACAATCTCGACCCCCAATCCACCATCCAGGCAGACCAGCCGCTCGAAGACGTTCTCCGCAAGACATCCATATGGGAGACGATCGCTCACAGGGGCGGCCTAGAcgccgacatggacgagCTGGGCTTGTCGGCGGGCCAGCTACAGCTATTTTGTTTGGCGCGAGCGTTGCTATCACACCGGGCGGTGGTATTACTAGACGAAGCGACGAGTAGTATCGATCTAAGGACGGACGATGAAGTACGGAGGGTAATTcgggaggagatgaagggCAAGACGGTCATTGAAGTGGCGCATAGGTTGGAGGTTGTAAGGGAGTGTGACGTGGTCGTTGTCATGGGCGAGGGTAAGGTGATTGAGACTGGTGAACCGGAGGTGTTGCTGAGGAGGGAAGGGAGTGCATTCAAGGCGTTGTGGGAGAGTCAGGGACTGTAA